The following are from one region of the Flavobacteriaceae bacterium UJ101 genome:
- the BCP|PRXQ|DOT5 gene encoding peroxiredoxin (Belongs to the AhpC/TSA family; Contains 1 thioredoxin domain.; KEGG: syne:Syn6312_1076 peroxiredoxin Q/BCP) has protein sequence MTFQEKLKATKKRIEGNMAPQFLKIMHNATDSLKKSGIQDKVLKIGDKIPDFELPNQNNEVINVKELYSKGPVVITFYRGFWCPYCNVDLANLKHYKDEIESYGATLFSISPELQEYSKKISLMQKLNFDILTDQSNKVADQFGLKFKMPDDLIELYRDKFQINLKQYHGDDEWELPMPARFLVDTEGIIRYVESEPDYRERPDPDELIAVLKTL, from the coding sequence ATGACTTTTCAAGAAAAATTAAAAGCAACAAAAAAAAGAATAGAGGGTAATATGGCACCTCAATTCTTAAAAATTATGCATAATGCTACAGATTCATTAAAAAAATCAGGTATTCAAGATAAAGTACTTAAAATAGGAGATAAAATACCGGATTTTGAGCTTCCAAACCAAAATAATGAAGTGATCAATGTAAAAGAGTTGTATTCAAAAGGGCCTGTTGTGATCACTTTTTACAGAGGGTTTTGGTGTCCCTATTGTAATGTTGATTTAGCTAATCTTAAACATTATAAAGATGAAATAGAATCATATGGTGCAACATTATTTTCAATATCACCAGAATTACAAGAATATTCTAAGAAAATTTCTTTAATGCAAAAATTGAACTTTGATATTTTAACAGATCAAAGTAATAAAGTAGCAGATCAATTTGGGTTAAAATTTAAAATGCCAGATGATTTAATTGAATTGTATAGAGATAAGTTTCAAATTAATTTAAAACAATATCATGGTGATGATGAATGGGAATTACCTATGCCTGCACGTTTTTTAGTAGATACAGAAGGTATTATTCGATATGTTGAGAGTGAACCTGATTATCGCGAGCGCCCTGATCCAGATGAATTAATAGCTGTTTTAAAAACGTTGTAA
- a CDS encoding UPF0187 protein (Belongs to the UPF0187 family.) produces MLTKKRYTVKEMFLWSRHDTILFAVFSTIVVVLYHIFEFKFLDVPWTPVALIGTAVAFIVGFQNNSAYGRIWEARKIWGGMVNTSRTFTMKVRDMVSNEYASEPVSEEELKENIQTIVYRHIAWLTALRHAMRQRKPWETFEDSKTNREWSKMIHIPEKMFSLDEDLFHYLSADEWEYVMNKGNKATAILFLQSKHLKKLKEKGLIWEFSFLELENLLEEMFNLQGKSERIKNFPYPRQYASLAYYYVRVFLLLLPFGIIPSFSKVGESLISSYPMIGHNFIWLGIPFCTAVSWVFHTMERMARTGENPFEGTANDVPISTIARGIEIDLRQMLDEDHDMIPKQFPEEHHVQM; encoded by the coding sequence ATGTTAACAAAAAAAAGATACACAGTAAAAGAAATGTTTTTATGGTCTCGTCATGATACCATTTTATTTGCTGTATTTTCAACAATAGTAGTAGTCCTATATCATATATTTGAATTTAAATTTTTAGATGTACCATGGACGCCTGTTGCTTTGATTGGTACAGCAGTAGCTTTTATTGTAGGGTTTCAAAATAATTCAGCTTACGGAAGGATTTGGGAAGCGAGAAAAATATGGGGAGGAATGGTGAATACCTCACGAACATTTACTATGAAAGTGAGAGATATGGTAAGTAATGAGTATGCTAGCGAACCTGTATCAGAAGAAGAATTAAAGGAGAATATACAAACAATTGTTTATCGACATATAGCTTGGCTAACAGCTTTAAGACATGCCATGCGTCAACGAAAACCATGGGAGACTTTTGAAGATAGTAAAACCAATAGGGAATGGTCTAAAATGATTCATATTCCCGAAAAGATGTTTTCCTTAGATGAAGACTTATTTCATTATCTTTCAGCCGATGAATGGGAGTATGTAATGAATAAAGGAAATAAAGCTACAGCTATTTTATTTTTACAATCAAAACATCTTAAAAAGTTAAAAGAAAAAGGTCTAATTTGGGAATTTTCGTTTTTAGAATTAGAAAATCTTTTAGAAGAAATGTTTAATTTACAAGGAAAATCAGAACGAATTAAAAATTTCCCATATCCACGACAATATGCAAGTTTGGCTTATTATTATGTGAGAGTATTTTTATTGTTATTACCTTTTGGTATTATACCAAGTTTTTCGAAAGTAGGAGAGAGTTTAATATCAAGTTATCCTATGATAGGACATAATTTCATATGGTTGGGAATACCTTTTTGTACAGCAGTTTCTTGGGTTTTTCATACTATGGAACGTATGGCACGTACTGGTGAAAACCCGTTTGAAGGAACAGCCAATGATGTTCCTATTTCAACCATTGCAAGGGGAATTGAAATTGATCTTAGACAAATGTTAGATGAGGATCATGATATGATTCCAAAGCAATTTCCAGAGGAACATCACGTTCAAATGTAA
- a CDS encoding UPF0187 protein (Belongs to the UPF0187 family.): MYTKKIFPMSGMIKWTRRYIYVFTLLAIIPVVLFDLLGWKWLHLPWLPIGLLGTAVAFIMGFKNSASYDRAWEARKIWGGIVNASRSWTIMVKDFIKNHQDGEKQLSEQELKEIHRVLVHRHVAWMTALRYQLRKSKPWEAHLWKNKSNIEFRRTQYDIPEELIPVEEAIDPYLSKEEKKVIFEKGNQASQLLGIQSQHLKELKDQNLIKHYEYVEMERMLVEFYTLQGKSERIKNFPYPRQFATLNYIFIWVFILLLPFGIMEAFENIGDGVLEELNKHLEHTSLLHHFKEFIGEHFVWLSIPFSVLISWVFHVMELVGENTENPFEGGPNDVPITSMARGIEIDIRQLIDDTDIPKPYEWRNNIEM; encoded by the coding sequence ATGTACACAAAGAAGATATTTCCCATGTCGGGAATGATTAAATGGACGCGTCGTTATATTTATGTATTTACATTGTTGGCTATAATTCCTGTTGTATTATTTGATTTACTGGGGTGGAAATGGCTGCATTTACCATGGTTGCCTATTGGTTTATTAGGTACAGCTGTAGCTTTTATAATGGGATTTAAAAATAGTGCATCTTATGACCGAGCTTGGGAAGCAAGAAAAATATGGGGAGGAATTGTTAATGCATCACGTTCTTGGACAATTATGGTAAAAGATTTTATTAAAAATCATCAAGATGGAGAAAAACAGCTTTCCGAACAAGAGCTAAAAGAGATTCATCGTGTTTTAGTGCACCGTCATGTTGCATGGATGACCGCTTTACGTTATCAATTACGAAAATCAAAACCTTGGGAGGCTCATTTGTGGAAAAATAAATCCAATATTGAATTTCGAAGAACTCAATATGATATTCCTGAAGAATTAATACCTGTAGAAGAGGCAATTGATCCTTATTTATCTAAAGAAGAGAAGAAAGTTATTTTTGAGAAAGGAAATCAAGCTTCTCAATTATTAGGTATACAGTCCCAGCACTTAAAAGAATTGAAAGACCAAAATTTAATTAAGCACTATGAATATGTTGAAATGGAAAGAATGTTGGTTGAGTTTTATACATTACAAGGAAAGTCAGAACGTATCAAGAATTTCCCTTATCCAAGGCAATTTGCAACATTGAACTATATCTTTATATGGGTATTTATTTTGTTATTGCCTTTTGGTATAATGGAAGCTTTTGAAAATATTGGAGATGGTGTATTGGAGGAGTTAAATAAACATTTAGAGCATACTAGTTTATTACATCATTTTAAAGAATTTATTGGAGAACATTTTGTTTGGTTATCGATTCCTTTTAGTGTGTTGATTTCTTGGGTATTTCATGTGATGGAACTTGTAGGAGAGAATACTGAAAATCCATTTGAAGGAGGACCTAATGATGTGCCTATTACTTCGATGGCTCGTGGAATTGAAATTGATATTCGTCAATTGATAGATGATACTGATATTCCAAAACCTTATGAATGGAGGAATAATATTGAAATGTAA
- a CDS encoding UPF0173 protein YddR (Belongs to the UPF0173 family.) → MKIHHIRNATMVIETGDQFILVDPMLGPSKTSAPFAFFKHKAKRNPLVDLPENCMQIINKTTHCLITHLHPDHLDKDAEDFLTRNTIAVTCHENDENTLQKRGLYIKNALPYWKEASFLNGKIIPIPAKHGYGWVSKLMGNVAGYYIELPNSPSLYISSDTIYTDDVHKVLTELQPDISILACGSASLDIGKPLLMNMDDILKFIKNTPGKILANHMEALNHCPTTRSQLKNEVEKIGLLDKVAIPDDGETIIY, encoded by the coding sequence ATGAAAATACATCATATCAGAAATGCAACAATGGTTATCGAAACAGGTGATCAATTTATCTTAGTAGATCCTATGCTAGGACCATCTAAAACCTCTGCACCATTTGCTTTTTTCAAACACAAAGCCAAGCGAAATCCTTTAGTAGATTTACCTGAAAATTGTATGCAAATCATTAATAAAACAACTCATTGTTTAATTACACACCTGCATCCTGATCATTTAGATAAAGATGCTGAAGATTTCTTAACGCGAAATACGATTGCTGTTACATGCCATGAAAATGATGAAAACACATTACAAAAACGAGGTTTATACATAAAAAATGCCTTACCTTATTGGAAAGAAGCTTCATTTCTAAACGGTAAAATTATACCCATTCCTGCTAAACATGGTTATGGATGGGTTAGCAAGCTAATGGGAAATGTAGCAGGCTATTATATTGAATTACCCAATTCTCCCTCTCTTTATATAAGTAGCGACACCATTTATACCGATGATGTTCATAAAGTTTTAACAGAACTTCAACCTGATATTTCTATTTTAGCCTGTGGTTCAGCAAGTTTAGATATTGGGAAACCTCTTTTAATGAATATGGATGATATATTAAAATTTATTAAAAATACTCCTGGAAAGATTCTTGCTAATCACATGGAAGCCTTAAATCATTGTCCAACAACTCGTTCACAGCTTAAAAACGAGGTTGAAAAAATAGGATTATTAGATAAAGTAGCCATTCCTGATGATGGAGAAACAATTATCTATTAA
- the FBA|fbaA gene encoding fructose-bisphosphate aldolase (Catalyzes the aldol condensation of dihydroxyacetone phosphate (DHAP or glycerone-phosphate) with glyceraldehyde 3- phosphate (G3P) to form fructose 1,6-bisphosphate (FBP) in gluconeogenesis and the reverse reaction in glycolysis; Belongs to the class II fructose-bisphosphate aldolase family.; KEGG: sum:SMCARI_230 fructose-bisphosphate aldolase, class II): MSRKFAPGVATGDQVQEIFNDAKKNGYMLPAVNVVGSNTINAVMETAAELNAPVIIQFSNGGAVFNAGKGLSNENQQAAVLGAVTGAKHVHDLAVAYGVTVILHTDHCAKKLLPWIDGLLDASEKWYAQTGKPLFSSHMIDLSEEPLEENIAICKTYLERMAKMDMTLEIELGITGGEEDGVDNTDVDDSKLYTQPEEVAYAYEELSKVSPRFTVAAAFGNVHGVYKPGNVVLTPKILDNSQKYIQEKYGTAEKPVDFVFHGGSGSELEKIHEAIGYGAIKMNIDTDLQYAFTEGIRDYMHEKKDYVSSQLGNPDGPEEPNKKYYDPRKWLRLGEETFKKRLKMAFEDLKNINTLG; encoded by the coding sequence ATGAGTAGAAAATTTGCCCCTGGCGTAGCTACTGGAGATCAAGTTCAAGAAATCTTCAATGATGCTAAAAAGAATGGATACATGTTACCTGCTGTTAACGTTGTTGGATCCAATACAATCAATGCTGTAATGGAAACTGCAGCAGAATTAAACGCTCCTGTTATCATTCAATTTTCAAATGGAGGTGCTGTTTTTAATGCAGGTAAAGGATTATCAAATGAAAACCAACAAGCCGCTGTTTTAGGAGCTGTAACTGGAGCTAAACATGTTCACGACTTAGCGGTAGCTTATGGGGTTACTGTAATCCTGCATACCGATCATTGTGCTAAAAAATTATTACCATGGATTGATGGCCTATTAGATGCTTCTGAAAAATGGTATGCACAAACTGGAAAACCATTATTCTCTTCACATATGATTGACCTATCAGAAGAGCCTCTTGAAGAAAATATTGCGATCTGTAAAACCTATTTAGAGCGTATGGCCAAAATGGACATGACGTTAGAAATTGAATTAGGAATTACCGGAGGTGAAGAAGATGGTGTTGACAATACTGATGTTGATGACTCTAAACTATATACACAACCTGAAGAAGTAGCTTATGCTTATGAAGAACTTTCAAAAGTTTCACCTCGTTTTACAGTAGCAGCTGCCTTTGGTAATGTACATGGTGTTTACAAGCCTGGAAACGTAGTTTTAACACCTAAAATTTTAGATAATTCACAAAAATACATTCAAGAAAAATACGGAACAGCTGAAAAACCAGTTGATTTTGTTTTCCACGGAGGTTCAGGTTCTGAATTAGAAAAAATTCACGAAGCAATTGGATATGGAGCTATCAAAATGAATATTGATACTGATTTACAATATGCATTCACTGAAGGTATTCGTGATTATATGCATGAGAAAAAAGATTATGTTTCTTCTCAATTAGGAAATCCTGATGGACCAGAAGAACCTAATAAAAAGTATTACGATCCTCGTAAATGGTTACGTTTAGGAGAAGAGACTTTCAAAAAGCGTTTAAAAATGGCCTTTGAAGATCTAAAAAATATTAACACTTTAGGATAA
- the cynT|can gene encoding carbonate dehydratase (Catalyzes the reversible hydration of carbon dioxide to form bicarbonate; Belongs to the beta-class carbonic anhydrase family.; KEGG: aai:AARI_32510 carbonic anhydrase) produces the protein MAIENVIQRLKEGNERFVADKLEGKLQDGVRRGELTGGQAPKAIILSCADSRVVPELAFDSGLGELFVVRVAGNVANSSSIASIEYAVAHLGSEVIVVLGHQSCGAVTAAIGGGDNGYNLNHLLSHITPAIAASNEGAQVNDVVKKNAEMNAEELKNRSDIIKNAIDQGKVKIVPAYYNLDSGKVDFL, from the coding sequence ATGGCAATTGAAAATGTGATTCAACGCTTAAAAGAAGGTAACGAAAGGTTCGTTGCAGATAAATTAGAAGGGAAATTACAAGATGGAGTTCGTCGTGGAGAATTAACAGGAGGGCAAGCTCCTAAAGCAATTATTTTAAGTTGTGCGGATAGTCGTGTGGTTCCTGAATTAGCTTTTGATTCTGGTTTAGGTGAATTATTTGTTGTTCGTGTAGCAGGAAATGTTGCAAACAGTTCTTCAATAGCAAGTATTGAGTATGCTGTAGCTCATTTAGGTTCTGAAGTTATTGTAGTTTTAGGTCACCAAAGTTGTGGTGCTGTAACGGCTGCAATAGGTGGAGGAGATAATGGATATAATTTAAATCACTTATTATCGCATATTACACCTGCAATAGCAGCTTCAAACGAAGGAGCTCAAGTAAATGATGTGGTTAAGAAGAATGCAGAAATGAATGCAGAAGAGTTAAAAAATAGATCAGATATTATTAAAAATGCTATAGATCAAGGAAAAGTAAAAATAGTACCGGCTTATTATAATTTAGATTCAGGGAAAGTAGATTTTCTATAA
- the KAE1|tsaD|QRI7 gene encoding N(6)-L-threonylcarbamoyladenine synthase (Required for the formation of a threonylcarbamoyl group on adenosine at position 37 (t(6)A37) in tRNAs that read codons beginning with adenine. Is probably involved in the transfer of the threonylcarbamoyl moiety of threonylcarbamoyl-AMP (TC-AMP) to the N6 group of A37; Belongs to the KAE1 / TsaD family.; KEGG: bbl:BLBBGE_615 N6-L-threonylcarbamoyladenine synthase): MKKHPIILGIESSCDDTGASIIQNGKVLSNSIANQKVHQNYGGVVPELASRAHQQNIVPVVNEAIKVANITEKEIDGIAFTRGPGLMGSLLVGTSFAKSFSMALGVPLIEVNHMQAHILAHFIEDANETKPEFPFICLTISGGHTQIVQVEDFFNFKILGETIDDAVGEAFDKIAKIIGLEYPGGPLIDKLAQKGNPKAFQFAKPQVEGYNFSFSGLKTSVLYFLQKEMKKDPNFIKNNLIDLCASVQHTIVEILMKKLQKVVKETGINRIAIAGGVSANSEIRKRLRYMEKWGWETYIPKFEYTTDNAAMIAMVGQLKYERSEFTSQKTTAQARYKISDK, from the coding sequence ATGAAAAAACATCCTATCATACTCGGTATCGAATCTTCTTGTGATGACACAGGAGCTTCTATTATACAAAACGGAAAAGTTTTATCTAATAGTATAGCCAATCAAAAAGTACACCAAAATTACGGTGGTGTTGTTCCTGAATTGGCTTCTCGAGCTCATCAACAAAATATAGTTCCCGTAGTTAATGAAGCGATAAAGGTAGCAAATATTACCGAAAAAGAAATAGATGGAATTGCATTTACAAGAGGACCTGGTTTAATGGGTTCATTACTAGTAGGTACCTCGTTTGCTAAATCATTTTCTATGGCCTTAGGAGTTCCTCTAATTGAAGTAAATCATATGCAAGCTCATATTTTGGCACACTTCATTGAAGATGCTAACGAAACGAAACCTGAATTCCCTTTTATATGCTTGACAATCAGTGGAGGACACACTCAGATCGTACAAGTTGAAGATTTCTTTAATTTTAAAATTTTAGGTGAAACCATTGATGATGCGGTTGGGGAAGCTTTTGATAAGATTGCTAAAATAATAGGTCTAGAATATCCTGGAGGCCCCTTAATTGATAAATTAGCTCAAAAAGGGAATCCAAAAGCTTTTCAATTTGCTAAACCTCAGGTTGAAGGCTATAATTTTAGCTTTAGTGGTTTAAAAACTTCTGTTCTTTATTTTTTACAAAAAGAAATGAAAAAGGATCCTAATTTTATTAAAAATAATTTAATAGACTTATGTGCTTCTGTTCAGCATACAATTGTTGAGATTCTAATGAAAAAACTACAAAAGGTGGTTAAAGAAACAGGTATTAATCGAATTGCGATTGCAGGTGGCGTATCAGCTAATTCTGAAATTAGAAAAAGGTTACGTTATATGGAAAAATGGGGATGGGAAACCTATATTCCAAAATTTGAATACACTACCGATAATGCAGCCATGATTGCTATGGTAGGACAATTAAAATATGAACGAAGTGAATTCACTTCACAAAAAACAACAGCACAAGCACGATATAAAATAAGTGATAAATGA
- a CDS encoding putative metal-dependent hydrolase (Possible metal-dependent hydrolase; Belongs to the metal hydrolase YfiT family.), translating to MSTSPLEQKQFPIGKFEKPHSISSTQIQQWIIIIKTFPKTLRKLVDPLSKDDLKLTYRLNGWNIQQLVHHCADSHMNSFIRFKLGLTEDSPTIKPYFEDRWATLPDTLQVDISESLKILEGLHIRWTTLLESLSSKDLKRVFIHPEHGQSISLAENIGLYAWHCNHHLAHIEQALQYQNNNEK from the coding sequence ATGAGCACTTCTCCTCTTGAGCAAAAACAATTTCCAATTGGAAAATTCGAAAAACCTCACTCTATTTCATCCACACAAATTCAACAATGGATTATTATTATTAAAACTTTTCCCAAAACCCTACGTAAATTAGTTGACCCTTTATCTAAAGATGATTTAAAGTTAACTTATCGCCTTAATGGATGGAATATTCAACAATTGGTTCATCATTGTGCAGATAGTCATATGAATAGCTTTATTCGCTTTAAACTTGGATTAACAGAAGATTCCCCCACTATCAAACCCTATTTTGAAGACCGTTGGGCAACACTACCTGATACATTACAAGTAGACATCTCAGAATCTTTAAAGATTCTAGAAGGATTACATATTAGATGGACTACTTTATTGGAATCATTATCTTCAAAAGACTTAAAAAGAGTTTTTATTCATCCAGAACATGGGCAAAGCATTTCACTTGCTGAAAATATTGGGTTATATGCTTGGCATTGCAACCATCATTTGGCACATATTGAACAAGCGCTTCAATACCAAAATAATAATGAAAAATAA
- a CDS encoding peroxiredoxin (Belongs to the AhpC/TSA family; Contains 1 thioredoxin domain.; KEGG: son:SO_1877 peroxiredoxin Q/BCP), producing the protein MTFQEKIANLKHVMEKNLPAHYTETIHEATAELIDSGIREKVLKKGSQCPDFSLENEEGEYLNIKEMYLKGPVILIFYRGIWCPYCNMELAYLNEHVSEIEQLGASIIGVSPQIKDYNAKIIERSQLKFKLYSDPHNSIASQFGLTYSLSRNLKSLYIEALNIDLEHYNNDSSWTLPMPSQVLIDSKGIIRHIAFSEDYTQRADFNHLLETLKEL; encoded by the coding sequence ATGACATTTCAAGAAAAAATAGCGAACTTAAAGCATGTAATGGAAAAAAACTTACCCGCTCATTATACGGAAACTATACATGAAGCAACTGCTGAATTAATTGATTCTGGAATTAGGGAAAAAGTATTAAAAAAGGGAAGTCAATGTCCTGATTTTTCGTTAGAAAATGAAGAAGGAGAATATCTTAATATTAAAGAAATGTATTTGAAAGGACCTGTGATTTTAATTTTTTATAGAGGAATTTGGTGTCCGTATTGTAATATGGAATTAGCATATTTAAATGAACATGTCTCTGAAATAGAACAATTAGGAGCTTCAATTATAGGAGTTTCACCTCAAATTAAAGATTATAATGCTAAAATAATAGAAAGAAGTCAATTAAAATTCAAATTGTATTCAGATCCACATAATTCAATAGCAAGTCAATTTGGATTAACGTATTCTTTATCTAGAAATCTAAAGTCATTGTACATAGAAGCGTTGAATATTGATTTGGAACATTATAATAATGATTCTAGTTGGACATTACCTATGCCATCACAGGTATTGATTGATTCTAAAGGAATTATTCGTCATATTGCTTTTTCAGAAGATTATACACAAAGAGCAGATTTTAACCATCTGTTAGAAACGTTGAAAGAATTGTAA
- the phnA gene encoding phosphonoacetate hydrolase (KEGG: fbr:FBFL15_2046 phosphonoacetate hydrolase) gives MSTLEKKLKARSESKCEFCGSAEDLKVYEVPPVTKSELEKSVLTCKTCFEQIEDPTKTEVNHWRCLNDSMWSEFPAVQVVSWRMLSRLKSEGWPQDLLDMMYLDDETLEWAKATGEGEEEDENKVVHKDCNGVVLQSGDSVVLIKDLPVKGSSMVAKRGTAVRRISLDHENAEYIEGKVEGQQIVIITKYVKKL, from the coding sequence ATGAGTACTCTAGAGAAAAAATTAAAAGCACGTAGTGAATCTAAATGTGAGTTTTGTGGATCAGCTGAAGATTTAAAAGTTTATGAGGTTCCTCCTGTAACAAAAAGTGAATTAGAAAAGAGTGTGTTAACCTGCAAAACGTGTTTCGAACAAATTGAAGATCCAACTAAAACAGAAGTAAATCATTGGCGTTGTTTAAATGATAGTATGTGGAGTGAATTTCCTGCAGTTCAAGTTGTTTCTTGGAGAATGTTATCACGTTTAAAATCAGAAGGATGGCCTCAGGATTTATTGGATATGATGTATTTGGATGATGAGACTTTAGAATGGGCAAAAGCTACAGGAGAGGGAGAAGAGGAAGATGAAAATAAAGTAGTTCATAAGGACTGTAATGGTGTTGTGTTACAATCAGGAGATAGTGTTGTTTTGATTAAAGATCTTCCTGTAAAAGGATCTAGTATGGTTGCAAAGCGAGGAACAGCAGTAAGGAGAATCTCATTAGATCATGAGAATGCAGAATATATTGAAGGGAAAGTAGAAGGGCAACAAATTGTTATTATAACAAAATATGTAAAGAAACTTTGA
- the rsmE gene encoding 16S rRNA (uracil(1498)-N(3))-methyltransferase (KEGG: sng:SNE_A08730 16S rRNA (uracil1498-N3)-methyltransferase) — MRLFIIEHINSKIVFLNEEESKHISRVLRMNTGDTIHLTDGKGTLCEAKIIFLSNKKCEVEIVSTINNFEKRDYYLHLAVCPTKSNDRFEWFLEKATEIGIDEITILIGENSERRKFNTKRYQKIILSAVKQSLKAYIPKLNDPIKVTDFILKNDFEGSKMIAHCDTQFERKNVKSFLEKKSNTLIMIGPEGDFSPSEIQLAYQTGFSGVSLSNSRLRTETAGIVATDYVSYLNF; from the coding sequence ATGCGTTTATTTATAATTGAACATATTAATTCTAAAATTGTATTCTTAAACGAAGAAGAAAGCAAGCATATTTCACGTGTTTTACGTATGAACACTGGAGATACCATCCATTTAACAGACGGTAAAGGAACACTATGTGAAGCAAAAATCATTTTTCTTTCAAATAAAAAATGTGAAGTTGAAATTGTTTCCACCATCAATAACTTTGAAAAGCGTGATTATTACTTACATTTAGCTGTTTGTCCAACAAAAAGTAACGATCGTTTTGAATGGTTTTTAGAAAAAGCAACCGAAATTGGTATTGATGAGATCACCATTTTAATTGGTGAAAATTCTGAACGTAGAAAATTTAATACAAAGCGTTATCAAAAAATCATCCTTTCTGCTGTAAAACAATCTTTAAAAGCCTATATCCCTAAACTCAATGACCCTATAAAAGTAACCGATTTTATTCTTAAAAATGATTTTGAGGGATCTAAAATGATTGCACATTGCGATACTCAATTTGAACGTAAAAATGTAAAATCATTTTTAGAAAAAAAGTCCAACACTTTAATTATGATTGGTCCAGAGGGAGATTTCTCTCCTTCGGAAATTCAACTAGCCTACCAAACAGGTTTTTCAGGAGTATCATTATCTAATAGCCGACTACGAACTGAAACGGCAGGAATTGTCGCTACAGATTATGTAAGTTATCTTAATTTTTAA
- a CDS encoding putative tRNA/rRNA methyltransferase YsgA (Belongs to the class IV-like SAM-binding methyltransferase superfamily. RNA methyltransferase TrmH family.), which yields MLTKNHSKLIQSLKHKKFRNLHKLFVVEGIKSVKEVLKSPIQVEKLFCLEECKDEFTGSFEKYLISENELRKVSNLKTPNGVLALCKIDDKKMVFDENELILALDGVNDPGNLGTIIRLADWFGVSKIICSENTVDIYNSKVIQATMGSFTRVAVFYTDLNVFLQNYSNTVFGTFLEGDNIYQEKLPSKGIIVMGNEANGISKEIEKRVTQKITIPQFGKGTTESLNVAMATSIILSEFKRG from the coding sequence ATGCTAACAAAAAATCATTCCAAACTTATTCAATCGTTAAAGCACAAAAAGTTTCGAAATCTACATAAATTATTTGTAGTAGAAGGTATTAAATCTGTTAAAGAAGTTTTAAAGAGCCCGATTCAGGTTGAAAAACTATTTTGCTTAGAAGAGTGTAAAGATGAATTTACAGGAAGTTTTGAAAAGTACCTCATTTCTGAAAATGAATTAAGGAAAGTAAGTAATTTGAAAACACCTAATGGTGTTTTAGCATTGTGTAAGATTGATGATAAAAAGATGGTTTTTGATGAAAATGAACTGATTTTGGCATTAGATGGTGTAAATGATCCAGGGAATTTAGGAACGATCATTCGTCTAGCAGATTGGTTTGGTGTTTCTAAAATTATATGTTCTGAAAATACAGTTGATATTTATAACTCTAAAGTGATACAAGCTACGATGGGATCTTTTACTCGAGTAGCTGTTTTCTATACAGATCTAAATGTCTTTTTACAGAACTACTCAAATACAGTTTTTGGTACTTTTTTAGAAGGGGATAACATTTATCAAGAAAAATTGCCTTCTAAGGGTATTATTGTGATGGGAAATGAGGCAAATGGAATTTCAAAAGAAATAGAAAAACGAGTTACTCAAAAAATTACCATTCCTCAATTTGGAAAAGGAACTACAGAAAGTTTGAATGTAGCAATGGCAACGTCTATTATTTTAAGTGAATTTAAAAGAGGTTAA